In Chrysiogenia bacterium, one DNA window encodes the following:
- the cutA gene encoding divalent cation tolerance protein CutA, with the protein MDISPTEACVALSTTDSEESAREIAHALVVEGLAACVSRLPGATSVYQ; encoded by the coding sequence ATGGACATCTCACCCACCGAGGCCTGCGTGGCCCTGAGCACCACCGACTCCGAAGAGAGCGCCCGCGAGATCGCCCACGCGCTCGTTGTCGAGGGGCTGGCCGCCTGCGTGAGCCGCCTGCCCGGCGCAACCTCGGTCTACCAGTG